In Sphaeramia orbicularis chromosome 10, fSphaOr1.1, whole genome shotgun sequence, the following proteins share a genomic window:
- the LOC115426767 gene encoding protocadherin gamma-A10-like translates to MDPKKEIFHTFGICVLLFWFHAAHGDMSYSFPEEMKRGSVIGNIAKDLGLKMSALIQRKARIDTDGTDNRYCDVNVENGELTVADRIDREGLCGEKASCILKQELVLENPLELHRISLHIQDINDNSPQFNDDKIDLEIRESTDRGARFVIEEAHDADVGQNSVQQYSLKKNENFVLVVNGNTVELVLDKELDREKQQEINLVLTALDGGSPQRSGTVVIHVNVLDANDNSPVFSQSVYKASLPENSPLDTVVVTVSATDADEGVNGDVSYDFGHVTDEVKKLFSIDRKVGEIKVTSNVDYETTRSFEIRVKAKDGLGLSSYAKVVISVTDINDNSPVISLKSLSSPISEDTPPGTEVGIINVQDRDSERNRQVRCSIQQGVPFKLIPSIKNYYSLVTTEQLDRELVSDYNITITATDEGSPPLSSSKTVQLSVADINDNPPVFEEQSYSAYVTENNKPGSTLCSITARDPDWRQNGTVIYSLLPGEVNGAPVSSYLSVNGDTGVIHTVRSFDYEQFKSFKVHVMARDNGSPPLSSNVTVSVFVSDVNDNSPQILYPTPEGNSFMTELVPKAAHGGSLVSKVIAVDADSGQNAWLSYQIVKSTDPGLFTIGLHSGEIRTQRDISESDNMKQNLIVSVKDNGQPPLSATCAMYLLISDNLAEVPELKDISYDEKNSKLTSYLIIALVSVSTFFLTFIIILLGVKFCHRGKPRLLFDGAVAIPSGYLPPNYADVDGTGTLRSTYNYDAYMTTGSRTSDFKFVSSYNDNTLPADQTLRKCSMNFDGSCGDSDGSPEVCTIYI, encoded by the coding sequence ATGGATCCAAAGAAGGAAATATTTCACACGTTCGGGATTTGTGTCCTCCTCTTTTGGTTTCATGCCGCCCATGGAGACATGAGCTATTCTTTTCCAGAAGAAATGAAACGCGGATCGGTTATAGGAAATATAGCCAAAGATCTTGGCCTGAAGATGAGTGCATTGATCCAAAGGAAAGCCCGCATTGATACCGACGGCACCGATAACCGGTACTGTGACGTGAACGTGGAAAACGGAGAGCTGACTGTAGCCGACAGGATTGACCGAGAGGGGCTTTGTGGAGAAAAGGCTTCGTGTATCCTGAAGCAAGAGCTTGTGCTGGAGAATCCTCTGGAGCTCCACCGCATTAGCCTACACATTCAAGACATTAATGATAATTCGCCGCAGTTTAATGATGACAAGATAGATCTAGAAATAAGAGAATCCACAGACAGAGGTGCTCGTTTCGTGATAGAGGAGGCGCACGATGCTGATGTTGGGCAAAATTCCGTGCAGCAATATAGTCTTAAAAAGAATGAGAATTTCGTTTTGGTCGTTAATGGAAACACTGTAGAGCTTGTTCTGGATAAAGAGCTGGATCGAGAAAAACAGCAGGAAATTAATTTGGTGCTTACAGCTCTAGATGGTGGCTCTCCTCAGAGATCAGGTACAGTGGTCATACATGTCAATGTACTGGATGCTAATGATAACAGCCCAGTGTTTAGTCAGTCCGTTTATAAAGCCAGTCTGCCTGAAAACTCTCCTCTAGATACTGTAGTGGTCACAGTGAGTGCAACTGATGCAGATGAAGGAGTCAATGGAGATGTGAGTTATGACTTTGGTCATGTAACTGATGAGGTGAAGAAATTATTTTCTATTGACCGAAAAGTGGGGGAGATAAAAGTAACTAGTAATGTTGACTATGAAACTACCAGATCATTTGAAATACGAGTTAAAGCTAAAGATGGATTAGGCTTATCGTCATATGCGAAGGTGGTCATTTCTGTCACTGATATTAATGATAATTCTCCTGTGATCAGTTTAAAATCTCTGTCTAGTCCCATATCAGAAGACACCCCTCCTGGTACAGAGGTGGGCATCATTAATGTACAGGATAGAGACTCAGAAAGGAACAGACAGGTCCGCTGTTCCATTCAGCAAGGTGTCCCTTTTAAGTTAATTCCTTCTATTAAAAACTACTATTCTCTGGTGACCACAGAACAACTGGACCGTGAACTAGTGTCTGATTACAACATTACAATCACTGCCACTGACGAGGgctctccacctctgtcctcctctaaAACTGTTCAGTTATCTGTGGCTGACATCAATGACAACCCACCTGTGTTTGAGGAGCAGTCCTACAGCGCATATGTGACTGAAAATAACAAACCTGGCTCCACTTTATGTTCCATTACTGCTCGAGACCCCGACTGGAGACAAAACGGTACAGTGATTTATTCTCTGTTACCTGGTGAGGTGAACGGTGCCCCGGTGTCCTCCTATCTGTCTGTGAATGGAGACACGGGAGTGATCCACACTGTGAGGTCATTTGACTATGAACAGTTTAAGAGTTTTAAAGTCCACGTGATGGCCAGAGATAACGGTTCTCCTCCGCTCAGCAGCAACGTGacagtcagtgtgtttgtatctgATGTGAATGACAACTCTCCTCAGATACTGTACCCCACCCCGGAGGGAAACTCCTTCATGACTGAGCTGGTCCCCAAAGCTGCCCATGGAGGCTCTCTGGTGTCCAAAGTGATAGCTGTGGACGCGGACTCCGGACAGAACGCCTGGCTCTCCTATCAAATAGTCAAATCCACTGATCCTGGCCTTTTTACTATTGGACTCCACAGTGGAGAGATCAGGACACAGCGGGACATTTCTGAATCTGACAACATGAAACAGAACCTTATTGTGTCAGTGAAAGATAACGGACAGCCTCCTCTCTCTGCCACCTGtgccatgtatttacttatttctgaTAACTTGGCTGAGGTTCCAGAATTGAAGGACATTTCTTATGATGAGAAGAATTCAAAATTGACCTCTTATCTGATAATCGCTCTGGTATCTGTGTCAACATTCTTCTTaaccttcatcatcatcctcctagGTGTGAAGTTTTGTCACAGGGGAAAGCCCAGACTGTTGTTTGATGGAGCTGTTGCAATTCCCAGTGGTTATCTTCCTCCTAATTACGCAGATGTTGATGGAACAGGAACTTTACGCAGCACTTACAATTATGACGCCTATATGACAACAGGATCCAGAACCAGTGACTTTAAATTTGTGTCATCTTACAATGACAACACTCTGCCTGCTGATCAAACTCTGAGGAAATGTTCTATGAACTTTGACGGTTCATGTGGAGATTCTGATGGATCTCCTGAGGTATGCActatttacatttaa
- the LOC115426770 gene encoding protocadherin gamma-A11-like yields MGSKINGIKSHWFHLFLFWFHTAYGDISYSFPEEMKPGSVIGNIAKDLGLETGVLSHRKARIDTDGTDHRYCDINLRNGELIVSDRIDREGLCAKKASCILKQELVLENPLELHRISLHIQDINDNSPQFNDEKIDLETQESTDRGARFVIEEARDADVGQNSVQQYSLKKNDNFVLVVNGNTVELVLDKELDREKQQEINLVLTALDGGSPQRSGTVVIHVNVLDTNDNAPVFSQSVYKASLPENSPLDTVVVTVSATDADEGVNGDVSYDFGHVTDEVKQLFSINPKTGEIRVVGNVDYETTASFEIRVKAKDGLGLSSYATLIISVTDVNDNSPVISLKSLSSPISEDTPPGTEVGIINVQDRDSERNRQVRCSIQQGVPFKLVPSIKNYYSLVTTEKLDRELVSDYNITITATDEGSPPLSSSKTVQLSVADINDNPPVFEEQSYSAYVTENNKPGSTLCSVTARDPDWRQNGTVIYSLLPGEVNGAPVSSYLSVNGDTGVIHAVRSFDYEQFRSFKVHVMARDNGSPPLSSNVTVSVFVSDVNDNSPQILYPTPEGNSFMTELVPKAAHGGSLVSKVIAVDADSGQNAWLSYQIVKSTDPGLFTIGLHSGEIRTQRDISESDNMKQNLIVSVKDNGQPPLSTTCAMYLLISDNLAEVPELKDISYTDSNSKLTSYLIIALVSVSTFFLTFIIIVLGVKFCRRGKPRLLFDGAVAIPSGYLPPNYADVDGTGTLRSTYNYDAYLTTGSRTSDFKFVTSYNDNTLPADQTLRKSPSDFSEAFGEFDESSEV; encoded by the coding sequence ATGGGATCTAAAATAAACGGGATTAAGTCGCATTGGTTtcatttattcctcttttggtttCATACCGCCTATGGAGACATTAGCTATTCGTTTCCAGAGGAGATGAAACCAGGATCGGTTATTGGAAATATAGCCAAGGACCTCGGGCTGGAAACGGGCGTTTTGAGCCACAGGAAAGCCCGCATCGACACCGACGGCACCGACCACCGGTACTGTGACATAAACCTGAGGAACGGAGAGCTGATTGTTTCCGACAGGATTGACCGAGAGGGGCTTTGTGCTAAAAAGGCTTCGTGTATCCTGAAACAAGAGCTTGTGCTGGAGAATCCTCTGGAGCTCCACCGCATTAGCCTACACATTCAAGACATTAATGATAATTCGCCGCAGTTTAATGATGAGAAGATTGATCTAGAAACTCAAGAATCCACAGACAGAGGTGCTCGTTTCGTGATAGAGGAGGCGCGCGATGCAGATGTAGGACAAAATTCCGTGCAGCAATATAGTCTTAAAAAGAATGATAATTTCGTTTTGGTCGTTAATGGAAACACTGTAGAGCTTGTTCTTGATAAAGAGCTTGATCGAGAAAAACAGCAGGAAATTAATTTGGTGCTTACAGCTCTAGATGGTGGCTCTCCTCAGAGATCAGGTACAGTGGTCATACACGTTAACGTGCTCGACACAAATGATAACGCCCCAGTGTTTAGTCAGTCCGTTTATAAAGCCAGTCTGCCTGAAAACTCTCCTCTAGATACTGTAGTGGTCACAGTGAGTGCAACTGATGCAGATGAAGGAGTCAATGGAGATGTGAGTTATGACTTTGGTCATGTAACTGATGAGGTGAAGCAACTATTCAGTATTAACCCTAAAACTGGTGAAATACGTGTAGTTGGAAATGTTGACTATGAAACTACCGCATCATTTGAAATACGAGTTAAAGCAAAAGATGGATTAGGCTTATCATCATATGCCACATTAATAATATCTGTCACTGATGTTAATGACAATTCCCCTGTGATCAGTTTAAAATCTCTGTCTAGTCCCATATCAGAAGACACCCCTCCTGGTACAGAGGTGGGCATCATTAATGTACAGGATAGAGACTCAGAAAGGAACAGACAGGTCCGCTGTTCCATTCAGCAAGGTGTCCCTTTTAAGTTAGTTCCTTCTATTAAAAACTACTATTCTCTGGTGACCACAGAAAAACTGGACCGTGAACTAGTGTCTGATTACAACATTACAATCACTGCCACTGACGAGGgctctccacctctgtcctcctctaaAACTGTTCAGTTATCTGTAGCTGACATCAATGACAACCCACCTGTGTTTGAGGAGCAGTCCTACAGCGCATATGTGACTGAAAATAACAAACCTGGCTCCACATTATGTTCCGTTACTGCTCGAGACCCCGATTGGAGACAAAACGGTACAGTGATTTATTCTCTGTTACCTGGTGAGGTGAACGGTGCCCCGGTGTCCTCCTATCTGTCTGTGAATGGAGACACGGGAGTGATCCACGCTGTGAGGTCATTTGACTATGAACAGTTCAGGAGTTTTAAAGTCCACGTGATGGCCAGAGATAACGGTTCTCCTCCGCTCAGCAGCAACGTGacagtcagtgtgtttgtatcagaTGTGAATGACAACTCTCCTCAGATACTGTACCCCACCCCAGAGGGAAACTCCTTCATGACTGAGCTGGTCCCCAAAGCTGCCCACGGAGGCTCTCTGGTGTCCAAAGTGATAGCTGTGGACGCGGACTCTGGACAGAACGCCTGGCTCTCCTATCAAATAGTCAAATCCACTGATCCTGGCCTTTTTACTATTGGACTCCACAGTGGAGAGATCAGGACACAGCGAGACATTTCTGAATCTGACAACATGAAACAGAACCTTATTGTGTCAGTGAAAGATAACGGACAGCCCCCTCTCTCTACCACCTGtgccatgtatttacttatttctgaTAACTTGGCTGAGGTTCCAGAACTGAAAGACATTTCTTATACTGACAGCAACTCCAAGTTGACCTCATACCTTATCATTGCACTGGTGTCGGTCTCCACATTTTTTCTCACCTTCATCATCATAGTACTGGGTGTGAAGTTTTGTCGCAGGGGTAAGCCTAGACTGTTGTTTGATGGAGCAGTTGCAATCCCCAGTGGTTATCTGCCTCCTAATTACGCAGATGTTGATGGAACAGGAACTTTACGCAGCACCTACAATTATGACGCCTATTTGACAACAGGATCAAGAACCAGTGACTTTAAGTTTGTAACATCCTACAATGACAACACTCTGCCAGCTGACCAAACACTCAGGAAAAGTCCCTCCGACTTTTCTGAAGCCTTTGGGGAATTTGATGAAAGTTCAGAGGTATGA